The Streptomyces durmitorensis genome contains the following window.
GCGGGGTCATCGCCCAGGGGATGTCACGGCCGGCGCCTTCGTTCCACTCCGTGGCCACGACACCGGGCAACAGCAGCTGTGTACGGATGGGCGTCTCGGCGAGCTCACCTGCGAGGGTCCGGGTGAAGGCGACGGTGGCGGCCTTCGCCGCCGCGTAGAGAGTGCGTCGTGGTGCGCGGGGATCATTGAGGCCCCCGCTGAAGGCCAGCAGAGAGGCCACCGTGATGATCGAGCCTTCTCCGGCGGCGAGCATTCCGGGAAGCGCGGCGCGGACCAGCTGAACGGGGGCCACGGCGTTGAGGGTGAGCAGGCGGTCGATGTCGGCGGCGTCGACATCGACGAGCGGGGCGTAGCCGCCGGCGCCGGCGTTGCTGACCAGCAGGCGCACGTCCCCCGCGGCGAGGCGACCGGCGACAGCGGTGATGCCCTCGTGGGTGCCGAGATCGGCGGGCAGCACCTCCACGGCTGCGCCCCGGGCGCGGAGCTGCCCGGCGAGGTCGCCGAGCCGGTCCGCGCGGCGCGCCACCAGGACGAGGTCGTGGTCGTCCGCCAGGAGACGGGCGTATTCGGCACCGATGCCGGAGGAAGCGCCAGTGATGAGCGCGGTAGTACGAGTCATACCCTGAGCGTGCCTCAAGTGTTAGCTGGCCGTCAAACGCTTGATGCTTATGAAGTGTCGTATCCTTGGCGAGTGATACGCGATGACGAGGAGCCTGTCGGGCTCGGCGCACTTGACCGGGTGACCTGGGCCTTGCGCCGCGCGGAACTGGCGGTGCAGACACTCAAGGAACAGCGGCTGCGCCCGCTGGGCATGGCCGCCGCGCACTACACCCTGCTGATGTCGGTGCACAGCGAACCAGGCCTGGCCGGCGCCGAGTTGGCCCGCCGCCTCAACGTGACCCCCCAGGCCATCGCCTCGCTGGTGGCGCGCCTGGAAGGCCGCGGGCAGTTGGAGAGGCGCGAGCATCCGCGACACCGCCACGTGCAGGAGCTGCACCTCACCGACGTCGGACGCGAAGCGCTGCGCGCCGCCGACCAGGTGATCGCCGACATAGAGCGTCACATCACCGGGGGCCTGGGAGCGGACCAGAGCACGCAGCTGCGGATGCTGCTCGACCAGGTGAGCAAGACAGTACGCAACGCCTGAGCCCGTCGGTCGGCCAAGGACACACTTGTGCGTCGGGGCGTTGGCACGGCGCACGCTGCCCTCTCCCCGGCGGTCTCGGCGCATCGAATGCAGCGGCAGGCGAGGGTTCTGCCCGCCCGCGGCCCCGCTCTGCGCATCGCCCTTGTTCGCCGGCGAGCCCGGTCGGCCGCGTCGGTTCGGTGACGACGTGCCGGCGAGTTCCGGTTCAGCGGCCGACGAAGCCCATGTGCAAGGCGTTGTAGCGGTCGCCGTGGATGCGCAGGCGGGTCGCTACGCCGTCCAGGTCGGCGATCTCATCCGCCGACAAGGCGACCTGGCTCGCCCCGGCGTTCTCCTCCAGGCGCTGAATCCGGCGGGTGCCGGGAATCGGGACGATCCACGGGTTCTGGGCCAGGAGCCAGGCCAGGGCGATCTGTCCGGAGGTGGCGTTCTTGTTCTTGGCGAGGGTGGCGACGTGGTCGACCAGGGTCTGGTTGGCCGCCCGGTTTTCCTGGGTGAAGCGCGGGATCGAGGTGCGGATGTCGTCCTTGGCGAAGGGTGTCGTTGCATCGACCGTGCCGGTCAGGAAGCCTTTGCCGAGCGGGCTGAACGGGACGAAGCCGATGCCAAGTTCGGCCAGGGCCGGCAGGACCTCGGGCTCGGGGTCGCGGGTCCACAGGGAGTATTCGCTCTGCACGGCGGTCACCGGGTGGACCGCGTGGGCCCGGCGGATCGTGACGGCGGATGCCTCGGAGAGCCCGAAGTGGCGGACCTTGCCGGCTTGGACCAGTTCCCCTACCGCACCGGCCACTTCTTCGATGGGCACCTCGGGGTCGACGCGGTGTTGGTAGAAGAGGTCGATGGTGTCGCTGCGCAGGCGGCGCAGGGAGGCGTCGGCGACGCGCCTGATCTGCTCGGGGCGGCTGTCGAGTCCGGCGGAGGCGCCGTTCTCGATGCGCCAGCCGAACTTCGTCGCCAAAACCACCTGGTCCCGTACGGGTGCGAGGGCCTCACCGACAAGCTCTTCGTTGACGTAGGGGCCGTAGACCTCGGCGGTGTCGAAGAAGGTGATACCCGAGTCGGCTGCGGAGCGCAGGACCTGGATCATGTCCTGACGGCTGCCGGGATTGGGGCCATAGCTCTGCGACATGCCCATGCATCCCAGGCCGAGCGCCGAGACCTCGAGGCCCTGACCGAGTGTGCGTGTGTGCATGGAGTGCGTCTCCTTCGTCGTTGGGGTGCTGACAGTACGGCCGGCCGAGCGTGTCGGGGAGGCCGGACTGGGTGAGCGTTTCAGCTGGCGGAGTTGATGGTGACCGTGAAATCGCCGGTGGGGGCCGCGAACCGGCTGTCGCGGGTACCGACCAGGCCGGCACCGTCGGTGATGTAGAGGACCTGACCGTTGGCGTGCGAATGCCAGTTCATGCGGGCACCGGGCGTGAAGCGGACCAGTGCGGAGGCCAACCGGGCTGGCTCCTAGGGCGTCTCGTCCGGGGGCGAGGACGGCTTCGCCCGGCCCGGTGATGCGTGCGGCGGCGTCAGGCCGCAATTTCGTCGGCGATCTTCTTCAGCTGGTTGATCGCGGTCATCGCGTTGGGCCAGCCCGCGTAGAACGCCAGGTGGGTGATGGCCTCGGACAACTCCTCCACGGCCAGCCCGTTCTCCAGGGCCTTGCCCAGGTGGTAGGGCAACTGCTCGCTGCGGTACAGAGCGGCCAGCACGCTCACCGTCACCAGGCTCCGGTCCCGTGGGGAGAGCTCGCTACGCTCCCACACGTCTCCGAAGAGCACGTCGTCGGTGATCTGGACCAGCTTCGGCGCGATCGGCGCCAGCTCCTTGGGCGCGGACTGCTTCGCCATGTGATGACTCCCTGGAATAGGTCGAGTGCCTTCCGGTAGGACCACTGTCTGCGGAAGCTGCCCCACCGGCAGCCCCAGAGGGCGGCGGTTGAGCGGTTCCGCAAACGCGCAGTCCTACCGATATCGACGAAACCGCAGGTCACCAGCGCACGGAAGGCACTGTTGTTGCAGGTACTGGCAGAACCCCCCAGGTCAGACCTGTCAGCCCTAGCCTGACGGTATGGACACCGCCCACGACATCCGCGAATTCCTCGCCAGCCGCCGCGCCAAGATCACCCCGCAGCAGGCCGGACTGCCCGCCTTCGGCAGCAACCGCCGCGTGCCGGGACTGCGTCGCGAGGAAGTCGCCCTGCTCGCCGGTGTCAGCATCGACTACTACGTCCGCCTCGAGCGCGGCCACCTCGCCGGCGCCTCCGAGGAGGTCCTCGACGCCCTCTGCAACGCGCTCCAGCTCGACGAGGCCGAACGTGCCCACCTCTTCGACCTGGCTGCTGCGCAGCGCAGCAGGCCCGCCCGCCGCGCCAGGAGGTCACGTACTCCCGTACCGGCCAGCATCCAGCGGGTCCTGGACTCCATGACCGACAGCCCGGCCTTCGTGCGCAACGGGCGCCTGGACATCCTGGCCATCAACCGGCTAGGCCGCGCCCTGTATGCCCCGCTGTTCACCGACGCGGCACCACAGCCGGTCAACATCGCCCGCTTCCAGGTCCTGGACCCTGCCGGGCAGGACTTCTTCCCCGACTGGGACGCGGCCCTCAACACCACGGTCTCGTTGCTGCGCACCGAAGTCGGACGCGCCCCGCACGACTCCGACCTCACCAACCTGATCGGTGAGCTGGTCACCCGCAGCGACGCCTTCCGCCTCGTCTGGGCCAAGCACAACGTGCGTCTGCACCACACCGGCCGCAAGCCCTTCCGCCACCCCGAGGTCGGTGAGCTCACCCTGGACTTCGACGCCATGGCACTGCCCGCCCAGCCCGGGCTGACCCTCACCGCATACAGCGCCGAGCCGAACACCCGCGACCGCGACGCCCTGCGGCTGCTTTCGGCCTGGGCCGCCACCGAAGACGCACAGCACACAGAGGGTGGATGATCTCCAGTCACCTGCACCGCCGCCCTCGGGCGGGCAGTTGCCCTTCCGGGGCGGCTGGGCCCCGGTGCTGTTCGCTGCTTGTAGCGGCTGGCAGGAGTGTCGCCTCGGGAACCCCCGAGGCACAGCCACAGCCATGCAGGTCGTCGCGGCCCTTCGCATAGGGTCGGACCCACGATGAACAGCAACGATCCGTCCGCCGCGCCGTCCAAGGCCGACAAGGCGACCGTACGGCGGCACAATCTGAGCCTGGTGTTGCGTACGGTCCATGACGCGGGTGAGGCGACGCGCGCCGGGGTTGCCGCGCGGGTGGGGCTGACCCGGGCCGCGGTGTCCTCGCTCGTGGATCAGCTCCTCACCGAGGGGTTCCTCACCGAGTGGGGCAAGACGTTCAGCGGACAGGCGGGGCGGCCGGGTACGGCGCTGCAGGTGGCGCGGACCGGGCCCGCCGGGCTCGGGGTCGAGATCAACATCGACTACGTGACGGTGTGCGTCATCGACCTCGCCGGCACCGAGCGCGTACGCCTGGTGGAGCGCACCGACAACCGGGGCGCCCCGCCCGCCACGGTCCTGGCCCGGGCGGCGCGGCTCGCGTCGCGGGCCATCGAGTCCGCCACGGAGCAGAGGCTTCGCCCCGTCGGTGCCGAACTGGCCCTGCCCGCCCTGGTCTCCGGTGGTTCGGTGCGGCAGGCGCCGAACCTGGGCTGGAACCGGGTGGCCGTGGAGGGGCTGTTCGCGCAGGCGTTGACGGCGCTGCATCCCACGCACCGCGCGCTGCCGGTCAGCGCCGACAACGAGGCGAACCTGGCTGCCATGGCCGAGCTGTGGTTCGGCGACAGCGACGACCGCGTGACCAGCTTCATCTACCTGACCGGCGAGATCGGTATCGGCGGCGCCCTGGTGCTGAACGGTCAACTCCTCCGCGGCGCCCACGGGTTCGCTGGTGAGATCGGGCACGTGGTGGTGGAGCCGGACGGTCCCGAGTGCCGCTGCGGTGCGCGGGGCTGTCTGGAGCAGTACGCGGGACAGGCAGCGCTGTTGAGGACGGCGGGTCTCGACGAGAGCGCGGGCCTGACCGGGCTCGCGGAGCTGGAGCGCCGGGCGCGCGAGGGCGAGCCGCAGGCCCGGAACGCGATCGACGCGGCCGGGCGCCGGCTGGGCCGGGTGCTGTCGGGCGCGGTGAATCTGATCGACCCGGACGCGGTGATTCTGGGCGGTGTCTTCCGCGACCTCATGCCGTGGCTGGCCCCCGCCGCCGACGAGGAGCTGACCGCCCGTGTGGTGTCGGGTCTGTGGACGCCGGGCAGCAAGCGGCTGCGGGCCTCCTCCTTGTCCGGTGATGCGGCGCGGGGCGCGGCCGCGCGCGTGGTGCGCGAGGTCCTTGCGGATCCGGCGGCGTACGTGGAGCGCGTGGCGGACTGACATCTCGGCCCGGGGTGGGGTGGGGGCCTGGCGGTGCCGGTCAGCCGCGCGCTCCGGGAGGGTGTCAGCCCCGGTGTGCCGCGATCAACTGCCGGTACCAGTGGTAGCTGTCCTTCGGGGTGCGCTGCTGGGTGTCGTAGTCGACGCGTACGATCCCGAACCGCTTGGCGTAGCCCAGTGCCCACTCGAAGTTGTCGAGCAGCGACCACACGTAGTAGCCGCATACGTCGACGCCCGCTTCCATGGCGGCGCACAGGGCCGTCAGGTGGCTGTGCAGATAGGCGACGCGGTCCGTGTCGTGGACGCCACCGTCCTGGTCCACGACATCGTACTCGGCCGAGCCGTTCTCGGTGATGTGGATCGGCGGCAGGGCCTCGCCGTAGGTGCCCTTCAGCGCGGTCAGCAGGTCGGTGAAGGACTCGGGCACCACGGGCCAGTTCATGGCCGTGCGCCGCACGTCCGGGTAGGCCGTCTCCTGATAGCGGTTGTCCGTGGCGACGCGATGGGCGGGGTCGGGCTCGCGGTAGGGGGCGTCGGCGACCACGATCGGCCGGTAGTAGTTGACGCCGAGAAAGTCCAGCGGCTGGGCGATCAGATCGAGGTCCCCATCGCGGCGGAAGTCCTGGCGGGTGATCAGCTCTCCCCAGGTGTCCTGCTCGGTCGCGGGATAGCGGCCCGCGAGGATCGGCTCCGTCCACACCAGGTTGTGCTGGGTGTCGGCGCGTACGGTGGCCGCGCGGTCGGCGGGCGTGTCGTTCGCGGGCACGTTGCGATCGAGGTTGAGGGTGATGCCGGCTTCCCGGACGCCGGTCGCGCGCAGCGCCTTCATCGCCAGGCCGTGGCCGACGAGCAGGTGGTGTGCGGAGGCCAGGGCGCCGGTGCCCTCCTGGGCGCCAGGGGCGTGACGGCCGACGGAGTAGCCGAGGAAGGCGCTGCACCACGGCTCGTTGAGGGTGATCCAGCGGGGTACGCGGTCGGCGAGGTGCTCGGCGACGATGTGCGCGTACTCGCCGAAGCGTTCGGCGGTCTCACGCACGCGCCAGCCGCCCTGGTCTTCCAGGGCCTGCGGCAGGTCCCAGTGGTAGAGGGTGGCGGCCGGTTCGATGCCGGCTTCGAGGAGTTCGTCGACGAGCCGCGAGTAGAAGTCCAGGCCCTTGGCGTTGGCGGGACCGGATCCGGTGGGCTGGATACGGGGCCAGGCGATGGAGAAACGGTAGGAGTCGACCCCCAGGCCGCGCAGCAGGGCCACGTCCTCGGGGTAGCGGTGGTAGTGGTCGCAGGCCACGTCGCCGGTGTCGCCGCCATCGACGCGCCCCGGGGTGTGGCAGTAGGTGTCCCAGATGGAGGGGCCGCGGCCGTCCTCCTGCGCGGCGCCCTCGATCTGGTACGAGGCGGTGGCCGCGCCGAAGACGAAGCCGGAGGGAAAGACGGGCAAGTCACTCATGGATGGCCTTACTTGGCTTACGTGGCTTACTTGACGGACCCGCCGGTGATGCCGGCGGCGATGTACTTCTGGGCGAGGACGAGCAGCACCGCTGCCGGGATCGCGGACAGGACGGATGCGGCCATGACGGAGCCCCAGTCGCCGACGTGCGCGCCGATGTACTGGTAGATGCCGAGGGTGACCGGCTTGACGTCGTCGGTGGTGTTGAGCGTGAGCGCGAACATGAAGTCGCTCCACGCGTACAGGAAGGAGAACAGGCCCGCGGTGATCAGGGAGTTGCGGCTCATCGGGAGCACCACCTGCACGAAGGTGCGCAGTCGGCCCGCGCCGTCGACCTCTGCGGCC
Protein-coding sequences here:
- a CDS encoding ROK family transcriptional regulator, translated to MNSNDPSAAPSKADKATVRRHNLSLVLRTVHDAGEATRAGVAARVGLTRAAVSSLVDQLLTEGFLTEWGKTFSGQAGRPGTALQVARTGPAGLGVEINIDYVTVCVIDLAGTERVRLVERTDNRGAPPATVLARAARLASRAIESATEQRLRPVGAELALPALVSGGSVRQAPNLGWNRVAVEGLFAQALTALHPTHRALPVSADNEANLAAMAELWFGDSDDRVTSFIYLTGEIGIGGALVLNGQLLRGAHGFAGEIGHVVVEPDGPECRCGARGCLEQYAGQAALLRTAGLDESAGLTGLAELERRAREGEPQARNAIDAAGRRLGRVLSGAVNLIDPDAVILGGVFRDLMPWLAPAADEELTARVVSGLWTPGSKRLRASSLSGDAARGAAARVVREVLADPAAYVERVAD
- a CDS encoding helix-turn-helix transcriptional regulator, coding for MDTAHDIREFLASRRAKITPQQAGLPAFGSNRRVPGLRREEVALLAGVSIDYYVRLERGHLAGASEEVLDALCNALQLDEAERAHLFDLAAAQRSRPARRARRSRTPVPASIQRVLDSMTDSPAFVRNGRLDILAINRLGRALYAPLFTDAAPQPVNIARFQVLDPAGQDFFPDWDAALNTTVSLLRTEVGRAPHDSDLTNLIGELVTRSDAFRLVWAKHNVRLHHTGRKPFRHPEVGELTLDFDAMALPAQPGLTLTAYSAEPNTRDRDALRLLSAWAATEDAQHTEGG
- a CDS encoding carboxymuconolactone decarboxylase family protein; this encodes MAKQSAPKELAPIAPKLVQITDDVLFGDVWERSELSPRDRSLVTVSVLAALYRSEQLPYHLGKALENGLAVEELSEAITHLAFYAGWPNAMTAINQLKKIADEIAA
- a CDS encoding GH1 family beta-glucosidase, which codes for MSDLPVFPSGFVFGAATASYQIEGAAQEDGRGPSIWDTYCHTPGRVDGGDTGDVACDHYHRYPEDVALLRGLGVDSYRFSIAWPRIQPTGSGPANAKGLDFYSRLVDELLEAGIEPAATLYHWDLPQALEDQGGWRVRETAERFGEYAHIVAEHLADRVPRWITLNEPWCSAFLGYSVGRHAPGAQEGTGALASAHHLLVGHGLAMKALRATGVREAGITLNLDRNVPANDTPADRAATVRADTQHNLVWTEPILAGRYPATEQDTWGELITRQDFRRDGDLDLIAQPLDFLGVNYYRPIVVADAPYREPDPAHRVATDNRYQETAYPDVRRTAMNWPVVPESFTDLLTALKGTYGEALPPIHITENGSAEYDVVDQDGGVHDTDRVAYLHSHLTALCAAMEAGVDVCGYYVWSLLDNFEWALGYAKRFGIVRVDYDTQQRTPKDSYHWYRQLIAAHRG
- a CDS encoding AraC family ligand binding domain-containing protein — translated: MASALVRFTPGARMNWHSHANGQVLYITDGAGLVGTRDSRFAAPTGDFTVTINSAS
- a CDS encoding MarR family winged helix-turn-helix transcriptional regulator translates to MIRDDEEPVGLGALDRVTWALRRAELAVQTLKEQRLRPLGMAAAHYTLLMSVHSEPGLAGAELARRLNVTPQAIASLVARLEGRGQLERREHPRHRHVQELHLTDVGREALRAADQVIADIERHITGGLGADQSTQLRMLLDQVSKTVRNA
- a CDS encoding SDR family NAD(P)-dependent oxidoreductase; translation: MTRTTALITGASSGIGAEYARLLADDHDLVLVARRADRLGDLAGQLRARGAAVEVLPADLGTHEGITAVAGRLAAGDVRLLVSNAGAGGYAPLVDVDAADIDRLLTLNAVAPVQLVRAALPGMLAAGEGSIITVASLLAFSGGLNDPRAPRRTLYAAAKAATVAFTRTLAGELAETPIRTQLLLPGVVATEWNEGAGRDIPWAMTPQDVASASLGGLRLGETVCTPGLEDQDAALDALLAAESALLTGGNKPTPATRYRGAQA
- a CDS encoding aldo/keto reductase: MHTRTLGQGLEVSALGLGCMGMSQSYGPNPGSRQDMIQVLRSAADSGITFFDTAEVYGPYVNEELVGEALAPVRDQVVLATKFGWRIENGASAGLDSRPEQIRRVADASLRRLRSDTIDLFYQHRVDPEVPIEEVAGAVGELVQAGKVRHFGLSEASAVTIRRAHAVHPVTAVQSEYSLWTRDPEPEVLPALAELGIGFVPFSPLGKGFLTGTVDATTPFAKDDIRTSIPRFTQENRAANQTLVDHVATLAKNKNATSGQIALAWLLAQNPWIVPIPGTRRIQRLEENAGASQVALSADEIADLDGVATRLRIHGDRYNALHMGFVGR